The genomic region AACGCCCCGGCATGCCGTCGCCGCGCAAGGCGAAGCCGACCCCGACGCCACCCCCACCGCCACCACCCGCGCCGACATCCGCTATCGAACCTGCACCTGCATCATAAGCCGAAGTCACGGCGCGGCGGTCCGGGACACGCATCCCGCCCGCAGCGCCGCTCTCGGCCGCCTTCGTGACTGTAATGGGCTTTGCCGGGAAGGTGGCAGCACGCCGTCTCGTCTGAGCCGCAGAGACTTCAGCCGGGAAGTTCGAAGGTTCCCAAGACCTCGGCTGCCGCGCGCATGCGCCGATCGAAGGTGATCAGCACGTGGGCATTGTAGGCACGGGCCAAGGCGAGGTGTAACGCGTCCGCGGCGCGCAAGGGAACGTTCCGACCGAGGCCGAGCATGAGGTGTTCCGCATCGCGGTGGACGCTGGTGGTCAGTTCGGCATGGCGAAACGCTCCGGTTTCACAATCTCTCAGAATCCTCAGGTAGACGCGCTGCGCATGCGCCGCAGAGAGATCGCCCTCCCGCTTCCGCCGGGCGAGGGTGGAGGTCAGCTCGGTTACGGCCAAGTCGGAAACGATCAGATCGCGGCGTCCGAGCAGCGCCGCTTCAAGCGTCGGGCTATCTGGTTCAGAAACATAGAGTTTCGCCAGCCCGCTGGTATCCAGATACACCGGACTAGACGCGATCTGCACGGCCCTCGCTCACCGATTCCGACAGCGGTCTTCCCCTGAGGCGGATACTCGCGCGAAAGCGACGGTGGCTCGACCACGGGCGCGTCGACTCCGGCAACGGCGGAACGAG from Candidatus Binatia bacterium harbors:
- a CDS encoding type II toxin-antitoxin system prevent-host-death family antitoxin codes for the protein MRAAGIRQARQHLSILLDEVGKGHEVLITDRGRPVARLVPPLPESTRPWSSHRRFRASIRLRGRPLSESVSEGRADRV
- a CDS encoding type II toxin-antitoxin system VapC family toxin, whose protein sequence is MQIASSPVYLDTSGLAKLYVSEPDSPTLEAALLGRRDLIVSDLAVTELTSTLARRKREGDLSAAHAQRVYLRILRDCETGAFRHAELTTSVHRDAEHLMLGLGRNVPLRAADALHLALARAYNAHVLITFDRRMRAAAEVLGTFELPG